From the genome of Quercus lobata isolate SW786 unplaced genomic scaffold, ValleyOak3.0 Primary Assembly Scq3eQI_1863, whole genome shotgun sequence, one region includes:
- the LOC115973410 gene encoding uncharacterized protein LOC115973410 produces MEQEMIDGLQNLCLTKEEEEGIPITTRSKSDLLEECSLSLFGRLLSDRQQNQRALKNTLRSAWKMGSELKMVDVGNGITQFKFSSKYQLEWVENSGPWNFENNLLLLCRWKKGLSTANIVFTHSPFWVQLWGLPFEHMSEDVGRDVRNSLGCFLEMDKRHCQSDQALFMRIRVELLIEKPLRRGGNVVSLDGEKFWVSFKYERLPTFCFLCGKLGHDDKHCLDFPNWQSTPKQYGEWLKAGGVFKGNSSQ; encoded by the coding sequence ATGGAACAGGAAATGATTGATGGGTTGCAAAATCTGTGTCTCacgaaagaagaagaagaaggaatacCCATTACAACAAGAAGTAAGTCAGACCTGTTGGAAGAATGTTCTTTGAGTCTCTTTGGTCGTCTACTCTCAGATAGGCAGCAAAATCAAAGAGCTTTAAAGAACACTCTGAGATCCGCTTGGAAGATGGGTTCGGAGCTGAAAATGGTCGATGTAGGGAATGGTATTACCCAGTTCAAGTTCAGTTCTAAATATCAATTGGAGTGGGTGGAGAATAGTGGCCCATGGAATTTTGAGAATAATTTGCTCCTCCTTTGCCGGTGGAAGAAGGGGCTCTCCACAGCAAATATAGTCTTTACCCATTCTCCCTTTTGGGTACAACTTTGGGGCTTACCCTTTGAACATATGAGTGAAGATGTGGGTAGGGACGTCAGAAACAGTTTGGGTTGCTTTCTAGAAATGGACAAACGTCATTGCCAATCGGATCAAGCTTTGTTTATGCGTATCAGAGTCGAGCTTCTTATTGAGAAACCACTTCGCAGAGGGGGTAATGTGGTGAGTCTTGATGGAGAAAAGTTTTGGGTTAGCTTTAAATACGAGAGGCTTCCCACATTCTGCTTCTTGTGTGGCAAGCTTGGCCATGATGATAAACACTGCCTGGATTTCCCAAACTGGCAGTCCACTCCTAAGCAATATGGAGAGTGGCTGAAGGCAGGTGGGGTTTTCAAAGGGAACTCAAGCCAATAA